The Leptospira fletcheri genome includes a region encoding these proteins:
- the clpA gene encoding ATP-dependent Clp protease ATP-binding subunit ClpA, protein MTLSEELERSLNQARIEAVKRRNEYITLEHILLALTYDSVGQEVLLACGANLEMLRNELREFLDTEMESIPDSFGEMEPEYTIGAQRVLQLAAFHVQSTQKKKLDGGYVLASLFREDQSHAVFFLARQDISRFDVVRYISHGIRKDGKKVTPEGTTEPAPSESGDPLKDFCVDLTEKARTGKLDPLVGRSEEIERTVHILARRRKNNPIFVGDAGVGKTAIVEGLALNIMAGTVPDSLKQTRIFSLDMGLLLAGTKFRGEFEERLKNVVQAVASDPNRVLFVDEIHTIIGAGAVSGGSLDASNLLKPALANGELRCIGTTTYKEYKAIFEKDHALSRRFQKVEVNEPSVEETIRILKGLLPKYEDFHAVKYSSQAVEEAARLADRYILDRKLPDKAIDLIDEAGAKVKIRSSAKHKTVTVKDVEDLVSRIAKVPTRTVKADDRDKLKELDGELKKRIYGQDKAVTEIVQAIRLSRSGLSEPGKPVGSFLFAGPTGVGKTELSKQLASNLGIEFHRFDMSEYMEKHTVSRLIGSPPGYVGFEQGGQLTDAIIRTPHCVLLLDEIEKAHEDIYNILLQIMDHATLTDNNGRKADFKQVILIMTTNTGARERAANPLGFENTALADRGLKAIERQFSPEFRNRLTAIVEFQALDESVVSKVVRKQLELLEERLKEKKIVLEYGEEVLVFIARKAYDPLFGARPVQRWIDSNVSKKLSEEILFGKLRAGGSVRLREVEGELELDFSESEGQKKG, encoded by the coding sequence ATGACTCTTTCCGAGGAACTAGAAAGATCCCTGAATCAGGCTAGAATCGAAGCGGTAAAGCGCAGGAACGAATACATCACGTTGGAGCATATCCTTTTGGCTCTGACCTACGATTCCGTGGGACAAGAGGTTCTTCTCGCTTGCGGCGCGAATCTGGAAATGTTGCGCAACGAATTGCGGGAATTTCTGGATACGGAAATGGAATCGATTCCGGATTCCTTCGGAGAGATGGAGCCGGAGTATACGATAGGAGCCCAAAGGGTCCTTCAATTAGCGGCTTTTCATGTGCAATCCACCCAAAAGAAGAAGTTGGACGGGGGCTACGTACTGGCCTCCCTTTTTCGCGAGGATCAGTCCCATGCGGTTTTCTTTTTAGCTAGACAGGACATTTCTAGATTCGATGTGGTCCGGTACATTTCCCACGGAATCCGTAAAGACGGTAAGAAAGTAACTCCGGAAGGAACGACGGAACCGGCCCCTTCGGAATCCGGGGATCCTCTAAAGGACTTCTGCGTGGACCTTACCGAAAAGGCTAGGACCGGAAAATTGGATCCTCTCGTGGGCCGTTCCGAAGAGATAGAGAGAACCGTTCATATCTTGGCTCGCCGTAGAAAGAATAACCCGATTTTCGTGGGAGATGCGGGAGTCGGAAAGACCGCGATTGTGGAAGGTTTGGCACTGAACATTATGGCAGGGACGGTTCCAGATTCCTTAAAGCAGACTCGGATTTTCTCTCTGGACATGGGACTGTTGCTCGCGGGTACGAAATTCAGAGGAGAATTCGAGGAACGCCTGAAAAATGTAGTGCAGGCAGTTGCGTCCGATCCGAACCGCGTCTTATTCGTGGATGAGATCCACACGATTATCGGAGCGGGAGCGGTTTCGGGAGGTTCCTTGGACGCTTCCAATCTTCTGAAGCCCGCTTTGGCAAACGGGGAATTGAGATGTATAGGTACGACCACCTACAAAGAATACAAAGCGATCTTTGAAAAGGATCACGCTCTTTCCAGGCGCTTCCAGAAGGTGGAAGTAAACGAACCGAGCGTCGAGGAAACGATCCGGATTCTAAAGGGGCTCTTGCCTAAGTATGAGGATTTTCACGCCGTAAAATATTCCTCTCAGGCGGTGGAAGAAGCGGCGAGGTTGGCGGATCGATATATCCTGGATCGGAAATTGCCGGACAAGGCGATCGATTTGATCGACGAGGCCGGAGCAAAAGTAAAGATACGTTCCTCCGCAAAGCATAAAACCGTCACAGTTAAGGATGTGGAGGATCTCGTTTCCAGAATCGCCAAGGTGCCGACCCGGACCGTCAAGGCGGACGACCGGGATAAGCTGAAGGAACTGGATGGTGAACTGAAAAAAAGGATCTACGGCCAAGACAAGGCAGTTACAGAAATCGTGCAAGCCATCAGACTTTCTAGAAGCGGTTTATCGGAGCCCGGGAAGCCGGTGGGATCGTTTCTATTCGCGGGGCCTACGGGAGTAGGGAAAACGGAGCTTTCCAAGCAGCTAGCCTCTAACTTGGGGATAGAGTTCCATCGTTTCGATATGAGCGAGTACATGGAAAAACATACGGTATCGCGTCTGATCGGATCTCCTCCGGGTTACGTAGGTTTCGAGCAGGGGGGACAATTAACGGATGCTATTATTCGAACTCCTCATTGCGTTCTACTTCTGGACGAGATCGAAAAGGCACACGAGGATATTTATAATATTCTTTTGCAGATCATGGATCATGCCACTCTCACTGACAATAACGGTAGAAAGGCCGACTTCAAGCAGGTCATTCTGATCATGACAACGAATACCGGGGCGAGGGAGAGGGCGGCAAATCCTCTCGGCTTCGAAAATACCGCTTTGGCGGACCGGGGTCTCAAAGCGATAGAAAGACAATTTTCTCCCGAATTCAGGAACCGTCTGACTGCCATCGTGGAATTCCAGGCTCTGGACGAATCCGTCGTTTCCAAAGTGGTTCGAAAACAATTGGAACTTCTGGAAGAACGTCTGAAGGAAAAGAAAATCGTTCTGGAATACGGGGAAGAGGTGTTAGTTTTCATAGCTCGCAAAGCTTATGATCCTCTTTTCGGCGCTCGGCCGGTCCAAAGATGGATAGATTCCAACGTTTCAAAAAAGCTTTCCGAGGAGATTCTGTTCGGAAAACTCCGGGCGGGAGGATCGGTTCGCTTGCGGGAGGTCGAGGGAGAGTTGGAGTTGGATTTTTCGGAATCGGAAGGGCAGAAGAAAGGATGA
- the clpS gene encoding ATP-dependent Clp protease adapter ClpS — MSEVYRFDTEEQILTKEKLKLKKPPKFRVVILNDDYTPMEFVVWILKVVFYRTAAESERIMLQAHTTGKALCGVYSHDVAKTKVSETHKLAEQNGHPLQCRMEIEEGEEEP; from the coding sequence ATGAGCGAAGTATACCGTTTCGATACCGAAGAACAAATCCTTACAAAGGAAAAATTGAAGTTAAAAAAGCCGCCGAAGTTCAGGGTGGTGATCCTGAACGACGATTATACTCCTATGGAGTTCGTCGTATGGATTTTGAAGGTGGTTTTTTATAGAACCGCTGCCGAGAGCGAGAGGATCATGCTTCAAGCACATACTACAGGTAAGGCCTTGTGCGGAGTCTATTCGCACGACGTAGCCAAGACGAAAGTGTCGGAAACACATAAACTTGCGGAACAAAACGGTCATCCTCTTCAATGCCGGATGGAAATCGAAGAGGGTGAGGAGGAACCATGA
- a CDS encoding sigma-70 family RNA polymerase sigma factor, with protein sequence MTDTGKIWESLAARMSSAQGGDSREYELLLRQVRDILRAFLASRISHAEDREDLIQEILLGIHRAKETYRPDRPFAPWLFSIARYKTIDYLRKLKKRDLLVLTEMEDFAQVKSSEKEESWMEADGIETWLSVLDDRQREILKLAKLEGYSVREISEKTGLSESNVKVIVHRSVQKIRKVFSGERRPQAGQETSN encoded by the coding sequence ATGACCGATACGGGCAAAATCTGGGAAAGTTTAGCGGCTCGAATGAGTTCGGCTCAAGGAGGCGATTCCAGAGAGTACGAGCTCCTTTTGCGGCAGGTCCGGGATATCCTTCGTGCGTTTTTAGCTTCCAGAATTTCCCATGCGGAGGATCGAGAGGATCTCATCCAAGAGATTCTGCTCGGAATCCATCGCGCAAAGGAAACGTATCGACCGGATCGTCCCTTTGCTCCTTGGCTATTTTCCATTGCAAGATACAAAACCATCGATTACCTCCGTAAGTTGAAGAAACGGGATCTTTTGGTACTCACAGAGATGGAAGATTTTGCACAGGTAAAATCTTCGGAAAAAGAGGAATCCTGGATGGAGGCGGACGGAATCGAAACCTGGCTTTCCGTCCTGGACGATAGACAAAGAGAAATCTTGAAACTGGCCAAACTGGAAGGATATAGTGTCCGAGAAATTTCGGAAAAAACAGGACTTTCTGAATCGAACGTAAAAGTGATCGTGCATAGATCGGTTCAGAAAATCCGTAAAGTTTTTTCGGGGGAAAGGCGGCCGCAGGCTGGCCAGGAAACGTCCAACTAA
- a CDS encoding NrsF family protein, whose product MPTYSDSDSTEKLILSLGANLRRSRPLRIGQLFFIGALILGVSAALGFFLSSLSSRNAFPGWWPEPVLILGWGLLSSLALSKASFPEEKRNWLLLAVTGPILWLGYVSFHFMQEWNTPHPEHIGPCPAFLALFGLIFGGVSSFWIRKTAPANPYVASVAVLSLLFAASNLTLKFICTDQSGYHLLLSHASGTASWIALALVPLKNKLRW is encoded by the coding sequence ATGCCCACTTATTCTGATTCTGATTCGACGGAAAAACTGATTCTTTCCTTGGGTGCGAATCTGAGACGCTCTCGCCCGTTAAGGATAGGCCAGCTTTTTTTCATCGGTGCTCTGATTTTAGGCGTATCTGCGGCTCTAGGATTTTTTCTCTCCTCTCTATCTTCTCGGAACGCATTTCCCGGTTGGTGGCCGGAACCTGTATTGATTCTAGGCTGGGGCTTACTTTCCTCCTTGGCTTTGTCCAAGGCCTCTTTTCCGGAGGAGAAGCGGAATTGGCTTCTTCTAGCCGTAACGGGTCCGATCCTCTGGCTAGGGTACGTGTCTTTTCATTTTATGCAAGAATGGAATACCCCCCACCCGGAACACATCGGACCTTGCCCTGCATTTCTGGCTCTCTTCGGGCTGATTTTCGGAGGGGTTTCCTCGTTTTGGATCCGCAAAACCGCCCCGGCAAATCCCTACGTTGCGTCCGTTGCCGTCTTAAGCCTTTTATTCGCAGCCTCTAACCTTACGTTGAAGTTTATCTGTACCGACCAGAGCGGTTATCATTTATTGTTATCCCATGCAAGCGGAACCGCTTCCTGGATCGCGTTGGCCCTGGTTCCTTTGAAAAATAAATTACGTTGGTGA
- a CDS encoding AAA domain-containing protein: MSSRYEDLRRSLLTERDAEIARYKESSSSDRNTKIASGLCIYPLVYEDSELGSEGNWRVRFRPTKPGVVPEFFRAGAPVRIFKEDSEATSVLTKCSEDSYTVSLDEIPDWMEEGKLALEILPDETSYKEWDKALEKVIRAEKGTRARFFGDLFSEAIDLKATNYKPDPEILAEFNESQKRAISAILETDDLILVHGPPGTGKTKTICEAIRILSGRGKRILASAPTNAATDLIAESLGRLGVSVLRIGHPARMSESVLNVSLDATLRRHPESKWIEKDKKDLAELLKKAGKYKRNFGREEAEERKRFYQEAKELRKGIRERQRILVNHLLESHPVIACTHTGASSSLLNGMEFDYSVLDEGSQATEPSSWVPILRGKKIVIAGDPRQLPPTVLSEDPLLKVPLMERFLEKLESVGRVFLLDTQYRMTTPIQSFPNRKFYAGKLESGLPEGERFLKPFPESDFPFSGSFVFVDTSGTDTGEELSDGSLGNSWEAEFTISLLQKILDSGWKPEDLVLISPYRFQRYLLEDRLRSHLPEIADRIEIETVDSFQGRERKGVLFSLVRSNPEGRIGFLSEERRWNVGMTRAKRLLVLIGDGATLGEQDFFRDLLSEAESIGEVRTAWEFLD, encoded by the coding sequence ATGAGTTCTCGGTATGAGGACCTAAGAAGGTCGCTTTTGACCGAAAGGGACGCGGAGATTGCCCGTTACAAGGAAAGTTCCTCCTCCGACCGAAATACAAAGATCGCTTCGGGTCTTTGTATTTATCCTTTGGTGTATGAAGACTCGGAATTGGGCTCCGAAGGGAATTGGCGCGTTCGATTTCGACCCACAAAACCCGGAGTCGTTCCGGAATTCTTTCGCGCCGGAGCTCCCGTACGCATTTTCAAGGAGGATTCGGAAGCTACCTCCGTTCTTACGAAGTGCTCGGAAGATTCCTATACCGTTAGCCTGGATGAGATTCCGGACTGGATGGAGGAAGGGAAGTTGGCGCTGGAGATTCTACCGGACGAGACCAGCTATAAAGAATGGGATAAGGCTTTGGAAAAAGTCATTCGTGCGGAAAAAGGAACCCGTGCGAGATTTTTCGGAGACCTCTTCTCGGAAGCTATAGATCTAAAGGCCACCAATTACAAACCGGATCCCGAGATCCTGGCCGAATTCAACGAATCGCAGAAAAGAGCGATATCCGCTATTTTAGAAACCGATGATTTGATTTTGGTACACGGACCGCCCGGAACCGGGAAAACGAAAACGATTTGCGAGGCGATTCGTATCTTGTCCGGAAGGGGAAAGAGAATCCTAGCTTCCGCTCCGACGAATGCCGCCACGGATCTGATTGCGGAATCTTTGGGAAGGCTAGGAGTGTCCGTGCTGCGGATCGGACATCCTGCCAGGATGAGCGAATCCGTACTGAACGTATCCTTGGATGCGACTCTTCGTAGACATCCAGAAAGCAAATGGATCGAAAAAGATAAGAAAGATCTTGCGGAACTTCTAAAAAAAGCCGGTAAATACAAACGCAATTTCGGACGAGAAGAGGCCGAGGAAAGAAAACGCTTTTATCAGGAAGCGAAAGAATTACGGAAAGGAATCCGGGAAAGGCAAAGGATTCTCGTCAATCATCTTCTGGAATCCCATCCAGTGATCGCGTGCACTCATACGGGAGCTTCTTCCTCCCTATTGAACGGAATGGAATTCGATTATTCCGTTTTGGACGAAGGAAGCCAGGCGACGGAACCTTCCTCCTGGGTTCCGATTTTACGGGGGAAGAAGATCGTGATTGCAGGGGATCCAAGGCAGTTGCCACCTACCGTACTTTCCGAAGATCCCTTGCTGAAAGTCCCTTTGATGGAAAGATTTTTGGAAAAATTGGAATCCGTCGGTAGGGTTTTTCTATTGGATACCCAATACAGGATGACGACTCCGATCCAATCCTTTCCGAATCGAAAATTTTACGCCGGAAAACTCGAATCGGGGTTACCGGAAGGGGAACGTTTCCTGAAACCTTTTCCCGAATCCGATTTTCCCTTTTCGGGAAGTTTCGTTTTTGTGGATACTTCCGGCACGGATACCGGGGAGGAGCTCTCCGATGGAAGTCTGGGAAACTCCTGGGAAGCGGAGTTCACGATTTCTCTCTTACAGAAAATCCTGGATTCGGGATGGAAGCCGGAGGATCTGGTTCTGATTTCTCCTTATAGGTTCCAAAGATACCTGTTGGAGGATCGGTTGCGTTCGCATCTTCCGGAGATCGCGGATCGGATAGAAATCGAAACCGTGGATTCTTTTCAGGGAAGGGAGAGAAAAGGAGTTCTTTTCAGTTTGGTACGATCCAACCCCGAAGGTAGAATCGGATTTTTATCGGAAGAACGAAGGTGGAACGTAGGAATGACTCGCGCAAAGCGTCTGCTAGTCTTAATCGGAGACGGAGCCACTCTAGGCGAGCAGGATTTTTTTCGGGACCTTTTGAGCGAAGCGGAATCGATTGGAGAAGTCAGAACTGCATGGGAGTTTCTGGACTAG
- a CDS encoding PLP-dependent cysteine synthase family protein, with amino-acid sequence MFDEISRSIDEFGNSLLGALNNVQGIFGRELSVAKPIKENVLQMIGNTPLIRLNKIGSHLPNVEIYLKAEFCNPTGSVKDRTALSMVLSAERRGELKPGGSILQAGYNTTAISLAWISSIRQYRFKVILAPDTDQEKIRELKSYGAQVEVLQLAKGNWDDSLLEKAKDLKNSEKGSVILNEYKDMANTNAHFLFTGPEIWRDLNGGVDAFVAGGGSGGTLSGVGRFLKGKKPSLQVIMGVSKNSRFIRRMVQGDNSIRLPESFDPKVTDQYIGVDREEALRYQSELYQKEGIFAGLTTGTTLASALHYAESLPSREDSKATPYRIVVLSPDRL; translated from the coding sequence ATGTTTGACGAAATATCCCGTTCGATCGATGAATTCGGCAATAGCCTTCTCGGAGCGCTTAACAATGTACAGGGAATTTTCGGACGGGAATTAAGCGTCGCAAAGCCGATCAAAGAGAACGTTCTTCAGATGATCGGCAACACTCCTTTGATCCGATTGAACAAGATCGGCTCCCACCTTCCGAACGTGGAAATCTATCTCAAGGCAGAGTTCTGCAATCCTACCGGTAGCGTAAAAGATCGAACGGCTCTTTCCATGGTACTTTCGGCGGAGAGAAGAGGGGAATTAAAACCCGGCGGAAGTATTTTACAAGCGGGGTACAATACCACAGCGATTTCCCTCGCATGGATTTCTTCGATACGCCAATATAGATTCAAAGTGATTCTTGCTCCCGATACGGATCAGGAGAAGATCCGGGAATTAAAATCTTACGGAGCCCAGGTGGAAGTCCTGCAACTTGCCAAAGGAAATTGGGACGACTCCTTACTGGAAAAAGCGAAGGATCTCAAGAATTCGGAAAAAGGCAGCGTCATACTCAACGAATATAAGGATATGGCGAATACGAACGCGCATTTTCTATTTACGGGACCGGAAATTTGGCGGGACCTGAACGGAGGAGTGGACGCGTTCGTAGCAGGAGGAGGTTCGGGGGGAACCTTGTCCGGAGTAGGCCGCTTTTTGAAAGGAAAGAAACCTTCTTTGCAAGTGATCATGGGAGTGAGTAAAAACTCCAGGTTCATTCGCCGTATGGTGCAAGGGGATAACAGCATCCGACTCCCCGAATCCTTCGACCCAAAAGTCACGGACCAGTACATAGGTGTGGATCGGGAAGAAGCTCTTCGTTACCAATCCGAACTGTATCAAAAAGAAGGAATATTCGCGGGTTTAACCACGGGCACGACTCTGGCTTCCGCTCTTCATTACGCGGAGAGTCTTCCTTCGAGAGAGGATTCTAAAGCCACTCCATATAGAATCGTAGTACTTTCTCCGGATAGACTTTGA
- the leuD gene encoding 3-isopropylmalate dehydratase small subunit, protein MKPFTTHEGLAVPIDRPNIDTDQIIPKQFLRKIERSGFGIHLFHDWRYLDDAGTKPNPEFNLNQQRYLGASVLLTRDNFGCGSSREHAPWALEDFGFRAIIAPSYADIFYNNCFKNGILPVVLKTEEVEELFQSIGKTPGAKIKIDLDKQNVISPEGKVYSFEVDSFRKYCLFNGLDDIGLTLQHADKIGLFEEKNRKEEPWLYTSKK, encoded by the coding sequence ATGAAGCCGTTTACAACCCATGAAGGATTAGCCGTTCCGATAGACCGTCCGAATATAGATACGGACCAAATCATTCCGAAGCAATTTTTACGTAAAATCGAAAGGAGCGGTTTCGGGATCCATCTGTTTCACGATTGGAGATACTTGGATGACGCGGGTACCAAGCCGAACCCGGAATTCAACCTGAACCAACAGAGGTACCTGGGCGCTTCCGTATTACTAACTAGGGACAATTTCGGATGCGGCTCCTCTCGGGAGCACGCGCCTTGGGCTCTGGAAGATTTCGGATTCCGCGCGATCATCGCGCCTTCCTACGCGGATATTTTCTATAACAATTGTTTCAAAAACGGGATCCTTCCTGTGGTTTTAAAAACCGAAGAAGTGGAAGAATTGTTCCAATCCATCGGAAAGACTCCCGGGGCAAAGATCAAGATCGATCTGGACAAGCAAAACGTGATCAGTCCGGAAGGGAAAGTATACTCTTTTGAAGTGGATTCTTTCCGAAAATACTGTCTCTTCAACGGTTTGGATGACATAGGATTAACCCTACAGCATGCGGATAAAATCGGTCTTTTCGAAGAAAAGAACCGCAAGGAAGAACCCTGGCTGTATACTAGTAAAAAATGA
- the leuC gene encoding 3-isopropylmalate dehydratase large subunit — translation MKTMFEKIWEDHLVGELEGGSYLIYIDRHLIHEVTSPQAFEGLRMTGRSVRRPDATFATMDHNVSTRIRNIDSADPVSATQMRTLMKNCEENGITLYDINHPDQGIIHVIAPEMGLTHPGMTIVCGDSHTSTHGAFGALAFGIGTSEVEHVLATQTLLQRRAKTMEIRVDGALSPHVTAKDIILAVIGKIGTGGATGFVIEYRGSAISALSMEARMTICNMSIEAGARAGLIAPDEVTFQYLKDRDFSPKGKEWDLALQRWKRYVTDEGAKFDVSVVLKAEEIAPQVTWGTSPGQVVPVTGEIPDPKDASDPVEKISIESALKYMDLKPGQKIRDVGINKVFIGSCTNSRIEDLRIAAATVKGKKVSQKVQAIVVPGSGRVKRQAEQEGLDKVFLEAGFEWRLPGCSMCLAMNDDVLEPGDRCASTSNRNFEGRQGKGGRTHLVGPAMAAAAAVEGHFVDIRNWK, via the coding sequence ATGAAGACGATGTTTGAGAAAATCTGGGAAGACCATCTGGTCGGAGAACTGGAAGGCGGGTCTTATCTGATCTACATAGACAGACATCTGATACATGAGGTTACGAGTCCCCAAGCGTTCGAAGGATTGCGGATGACAGGGAGAAGCGTTCGAAGACCGGACGCCACCTTTGCTACGATGGACCACAATGTTTCCACTCGGATCCGAAATATTGATTCCGCGGATCCGGTTTCCGCAACCCAGATGCGTACTCTGATGAAAAATTGCGAGGAAAACGGAATCACCCTCTATGATATCAATCACCCGGACCAAGGGATCATTCATGTCATCGCTCCGGAAATGGGATTAACGCATCCTGGAATGACCATCGTCTGCGGAGATTCCCACACTTCCACCCACGGGGCATTTGGCGCTCTCGCATTTGGAATCGGTACCTCGGAAGTGGAGCACGTCTTGGCGACTCAGACACTTCTGCAAAGAAGAGCAAAAACCATGGAGATCCGGGTGGATGGAGCGCTTTCTCCTCATGTCACTGCAAAGGACATTATCTTGGCGGTGATCGGAAAGATCGGAACCGGAGGAGCGACCGGCTTCGTGATCGAATACCGTGGATCCGCAATCTCCGCATTGAGCATGGAAGCGAGGATGACGATCTGCAATATGTCCATTGAGGCGGGAGCAAGAGCCGGACTCATCGCGCCGGACGAAGTCACGTTTCAGTATTTAAAAGATCGAGATTTTTCCCCGAAAGGAAAGGAATGGGATCTGGCTTTGCAGCGTTGGAAGAGATACGTCACGGACGAGGGAGCCAAGTTCGACGTCTCCGTCGTGCTCAAAGCAGAGGAAATCGCACCGCAAGTCACTTGGGGAACTTCTCCCGGGCAAGTAGTTCCCGTAACAGGAGAAATTCCGGATCCGAAAGACGCCTCGGACCCGGTGGAAAAAATCAGCATCGAATCCGCATTGAAATACATGGATCTGAAGCCTGGCCAAAAAATCAGGGACGTGGGGATCAATAAGGTATTTATCGGTTCCTGTACCAATTCCAGAATCGAGGACCTTCGCATCGCCGCCGCCACCGTAAAAGGGAAGAAGGTTTCCCAGAAAGTCCAGGCCATTGTAGTCCCCGGATCCGGAAGAGTCAAACGCCAAGCGGAACAGGAAGGGTTGGATAAAGTCTTTCTGGAAGCGGGATTCGAATGGAGGCTCCCGGGATGTTCCATGTGCCTCGCTATGAACGACGACGTTCTGGAACCGGGAGACAGATGCGCTTCCACTTCGAACCGAAACTTCGAAGGTAGACAAGGAAAAGGCGGACGTACCCATTTGGTCGGACCTGCGATGGCGGCTGCGGCTGCAGTCGAAGGTCATTTCGTAGACATTCGAAACTGGAAATAA
- a CDS encoding FHA domain-containing protein — translation MRVIFRTILLFCFLSSLSASYAESKGIVLEEGNVSSYPKVTLKIKENRKSSPEREILVLRERKDSRIRRVLQPEIFQEEGTRPIHLHLLVQMSDSFDSNVQGTEILKRIVQASGEEDRFSFVFFTDDVFLPKSDLSKATALKEAKLPGGKTNQNTSSNLDYVFQKISPHIGKRDYVLLVFFDREFMPSQEARRGGYLRDIPLNILGNPSEGTARLAEIYGGFFHSIQRTDSLSRVLTDIEFFRKRPWTVRYDSPFGEDWNWGSEDKVYVELETRNFGKILYDYTLPWTTRSILFLLHPRIFLPTVGFLLIVTMIAFLFVLKRNDRRSPSHAGSIAEERLHTLDDEQDAYRKMYGDQYQLMYSEDNRIQTDRLTPVAVKEFEDGEAYEKATLILKEGRHPGKQYSLQKSQTVLGNSELADLVLYEQGVSGNHARIRRVKNRFILYDLVSESGTYLNGKKVLRPRILYDFDEIGIGKALLVFRGK, via the coding sequence ATGAGAGTCATTTTTCGGACCATTCTTCTCTTCTGCTTTCTTTCTTCTCTTTCCGCTTCCTATGCGGAAAGTAAGGGGATCGTTTTGGAGGAAGGAAACGTTTCTTCCTATCCGAAAGTAACGCTCAAAATTAAGGAAAACCGCAAATCCTCTCCGGAAAGAGAGATCTTGGTTTTAAGAGAACGAAAGGATTCCAGGATCAGGCGCGTATTGCAACCGGAAATCTTTCAAGAAGAGGGAACCAGGCCCATTCATCTGCATTTGTTGGTTCAGATGTCCGATTCCTTCGATTCCAACGTGCAAGGAACCGAAATCCTAAAACGGATCGTTCAGGCTTCCGGAGAAGAGGATCGGTTCAGCTTCGTTTTTTTTACGGATGATGTGTTTTTACCGAAATCGGATCTGAGTAAAGCTACAGCCTTGAAGGAGGCGAAGCTTCCCGGCGGGAAGACGAACCAAAATACTTCCTCCAATCTGGATTATGTTTTTCAGAAGATTTCTCCTCATATAGGAAAACGGGACTATGTCCTTCTCGTTTTTTTCGATCGGGAATTTATGCCTTCCCAGGAAGCACGGAGAGGCGGATACCTCCGGGACATTCCCTTGAATATTCTAGGAAACCCATCGGAAGGTACGGCGAGACTTGCGGAAATCTACGGAGGTTTTTTTCATTCCATCCAACGTACCGATTCTCTCAGTCGTGTCCTGACCGATATCGAATTCTTCCGAAAAAGACCTTGGACGGTCAGGTACGATTCTCCGTTCGGGGAGGATTGGAATTGGGGAAGCGAGGACAAGGTTTATGTGGAATTGGAGACCAGAAACTTCGGGAAGATCCTTTACGACTATACTCTGCCCTGGACGACTCGGTCTATTCTCTTCCTTCTCCATCCTAGGATTTTTCTCCCTACCGTCGGTTTCCTTCTGATCGTTACGATGATCGCCTTTCTATTCGTTTTGAAACGAAACGACAGGCGGAGCCCGTCACACGCGGGATCGATCGCGGAAGAGAGATTGCATACTTTAGACGACGAACAGGACGCTTACCGAAAAATGTACGGGGATCAGTACCAATTGATGTATTCGGAAGACAATCGGATCCAAACGGACAGATTGACCCCCGTCGCAGTAAAGGAATTCGAAGACGGGGAAGCGTACGAAAAAGCCACTTTGATTCTGAAAGAAGGAAGGCATCCTGGAAAACAATATTCTTTGCAAAAGAGCCAGACCGTTCTCGGAAACTCGGAGCTGGCCGACTTGGTCTTGTACGAGCAGGGAGTGAGCGGCAACCACGCCAGGATCCGGAGAGTGAAGAACAGATTTATTCTGTACGATTTGGTTTCGGAATCGGGAACGTATCTGAACGGGAAAAAAGTGCTAAGGCCGAGAATCCTGTACGACTTCGATGAAATCGGGATCGGTAAAGCCTTACTGGTATTTCGAGGAAAATAA